The DNA window TCGGGGGTGGCCGACAAGCAGACTACCTGATTTTTGTGGACAGCAACTCCCCCTCTTTCTTCCCCGTCCACGTGTTCCTCATTCAACGGCTCGATCTTATCCCCCGACTCGTACGGTCCAACATCCCCATGCTCTCTAAATCCCAATCCACGCCCCCATATCACGCCTCCTTCCCTCCATCTTCTCATGTCTAATTTCGAGTTTCTACATCTCCAAGGACATTCTTCGTAAATTCAACCACTATCCAGGGGTAGTTTGGGCATTTTAGccacttaaaaaaattaggctACTAGAAGATTTTGAAGGGGATATTTGTCAGAGTACAGAATCCTCTTCTTCTCTCTTGCTTTCATACTCTTATCATCTTCTTAAACACGCTTCTGTCAGACATTTTCACAAACACATAGCCGACACCAGAATTTCATATCAGAAATGCAAGATATACACTCTCTTGGAGGCGGTGGTCGGTTATTCGGCGGCGGAGGAGGTGACCGGAGACTAAGGCCACACCATAACCTAAACCACCAAGCAATGAAGTGTCCTAGGTGCGACTCACTCAACACAAAATTCTGCTACTACAACAATTACAATCTCTCGCAGCCACGTCACTTCTGTAAGAGCTGCCGTCGCTACTGGACTAAAGGCGGCGTCCTCCGTAACGTCCCAGTCGGCGGTGGTTGCCGTAAAACAAAACGTTCCAAGCCAAAACAACAAAACGCTACCGCAACAGACACCACCTCCGCCGCCGTCACAACTTCTAATACTACTCCATCTGAAGCTCAACAGCAAGAGAACGAGAGAAAATCGTCGAACTCGCACTCGAGTAGCGAAAGCTCGAGCTTAACGGCGACAAATATTACAACCGCTGCAAATTTAGAAGCAGTATCAGCTCATTCATCAAGCTCGGCTTCCAATACAGTAATGAACGGGCTTGACGAGTCAAAACTGTT is part of the Mercurialis annua linkage group LG3, ddMerAnnu1.2, whole genome shotgun sequence genome and encodes:
- the LOC126674557 gene encoding dof zinc finger protein DOF5.4 — encoded protein: MQDIHSLGGGGRLFGGGGGDRRLRPHHNLNHQAMKCPRCDSLNTKFCYYNNYNLSQPRHFCKSCRRYWTKGGVLRNVPVGGGCRKTKRSKPKQQNATATDTTSAAVTTSNTTPSEAQQQENERKSSNSHSSSESSSLTATNITTAANLEAVSAHSSSSASNTVMNGLDESKLFVHPNMNTSFSSGLLEQASDCGIFSEIGNFTNLITSTSDHHHDQLQFGFNNMMSHHQSQNLMQQQGSGEDMKMQEMRMMDDDQTVHVELSGLQNRSGNGDGFGALDWQGSNGGDQSLFDLTSGSVVDQNNYWSQSQWSTVHDQDQPGLYLP